TTTATATCCCAAAGTGCCATATCTACCCCTGCAATAGCATTATTTATAACAGGTCCATTTCTCCAGTAAGAATTTACCATTAACATCTGCCAGATTCCCTCTATGTTATTGGCATCTTTTTGTAATAAAAGTGGTCTGATATATTCTTCTACCATAACTTTTACTACTAATGGTCTTTGTTGAAAAGTAGCACATCCATATCCTATTATTCCACTTTCTGTTTCTACTTTCACAACTACCAGATTATGTCTTTTAGGATTTAAAACAAAACATTTTATATCTTTTATGAAGTTAGGTTTCATCTTTTTACCTCCTTTTTCTTTTATAGTTTTAGTTTAACATCTGGATATTTTAAAAGTCAATTTGGTCTGATAAATGATTTTTTAATGATAAAAAATCATACCAATTTTATAGAAAACCTTTAATGTAGATACAGTTATTTAATAAAAATATTTTAGTTTAATTGAAAAGAAAGTTTAAGATAAAATATAAAAGTGAATGTCAAAATAAATGTAAAAAAAACTTAGTTTATTTTATAAAAAATGATATAATATATTATATATTTTTAGATTAATAAAAAATAAATGTCAAAATAAATGTAAAAAAAACTAAAAAGGAGGAAAGTAAGCATGAATAATATTGCAGCAGATATAAAAAATATTTTATATAACAAAAATAATAAAGTTTTGGATACTAAGATATTTTTTTCTAATGATTTAAATTATGCTGCTTTTAAGGCACTAGAAAGAATGGTAAAAAAAGGTGAAGTTAAAAGAGCCGAAAAAGGTTTATACTATATTCCTCTAAAATCTATTTTTGGAGAACTTCCTCTTTCTGTAAAAGACTTTATACAAAAATATCTTTATATTGGCGAAAAAAGAATAGGATATATTACTGGAGTTAATCTTTTTAATAAATATGGTCTTACAACACAACTTTCTAATACTTTAGAAATAGCAACAAATATAAGAAAGAATCCTAGAGAATATCAAGGAGCAAAGATAAAATTTATCCAAAATAAAGCTCCAATAACAGAAAAGAATATAAAATATTTAGAAATTTTAGATATTCTAAAAAATTTGAAAAATATACCTAATTCAGATATACAAGAAAGTTATATATTAATGAAGCAAATTATACTGGAACTAGCTTATGAAGAGATAATCTTTCTTCTTGATTTGGCAGAAAAATATTATACAGCAGTTGTCTTAGCTTTACTTGGAAGTATGGTAGAAGAAAAAAATATATTAAGAGTAAAAAAAATAAAAGAAAATTTGAATAAAACAACGACTTTTAAATTAAATCTAAAAATAAAAAATGGAAAAGATTGGAGGATAATTTAGTGGTACTACATAAAGATTTAGAAAACTTTAAAGCTTTAATTTTCCTTACAGCTAAAGATATGGGTATTTTAGAGTTTTATATAGAAAAAGATTATTGGGTAACTTATATTTTGAAAAAATTAAGTAGCAGTTCTTTTAAAAATGATGTTGTATTTAAAGGTGGAACTTCCCTTTCAAAAGGATATAATGCTATCAATAGATTTTCTGAAGATATAGATTTGCAGCTTACTAATTCATCTTTAGGAGATAATCAAAAGAAAAAACTGTTAAAAAATATAGAGGAAACAATAACTGAGGGTATGATTTATCTTCCAAAACACCCAAGAGAATCTAAAAGAGGAAATATAAGAAAAACTATCTATCAATATCCAATTCAAATATATGAGGAAGATAAAGGACAAGTTAGTGATGTTATAGTTTTAGAAATTAATTCTTTATCTACTCCTGAACCAACAGAGATTTTAGAGATAGAAAGCTATATAGCGAAGTATTTAAGAAAAATTGGAAAAGAAGAATTTATTCCTCAATTTGAGTTAGAAAGTTTTAAAATTAATGTACTATCAGTAAAAAGGACTTTTATAGAAAAATTATTTGCAGTATTAGATTATACTTTTGAAGAGAATGCTGAAGTAGAACTTGGAAATAAAATAAGACATCTTTACGATTTACATAAGCTTTATCAGCTTAATGAGATTAAAGCTTTTTTAAAAACTGAAGCTTCTTATAAAATGGCTTCTAAAGTAGTAGTTCAAAATGATTTCTTTGGAAAAAGGAAAGATACTATATATAAAAATTCTTTCTTATATGATGATTTTGAGAGAATTAATAAAATAAAGAGTGTATATAACACAAGATTTAAAAGTATGGTTTTTGAAGAGTTTCCTAACTTTGAAGATTTAAAAGATACTTTAAAAATCTTATTAAATTTTATAGATAAGTGGGAAAAAGAATATAGAAAAAATACTAATGAAAATAAGATATAATCAAAGTTTTATATTTCAGACTGTAGATAATTTTTTTATCTACAGTCTTTTTTATTTATTTTTTATAAGATAATAATTCTAGTTTTTGATTTTTTTCAAAAAATTTTATTAAATAAATTTTCTTATATTTTTAAATATAAAATTTCTGTTATTTTAGAATATTTTAAAATTATCTGTGATAATAACACTTTTTAAAACTTCATTATTTATTATAGTATTAAAAATCTTTGTATTTATATCAAAATATTTTTTTAAGTTTTCTTCGTTGATTATATCAATAGTTTTTCCAATAATATAGTCTTCTTTTCCCATTATCATAGATCTATCTGAAATTCTTAAAGCATATTCAGGGTAGTGAGTATTAAAAATACATGTTATTCCTTTTTCTTTAACTAATTTTACTATTAACTTTAAAATAATAGTCTGATTTTTAAAATCTAAATGTGACTCAGGTTCATCTAATATCAATATTCTTGGTTCTGATACTAGAGCTCTTGCTACAAATGCCATTTGTAATTGCCCTCCACTAAGTTCAGAACATTTTTTATCTATTAAATGAAGTATTCCTATTTCATTTAGTACTTTTTCTACTAGTTTGTAATCTTCTTCAGATGGAATGGAGAAAGCTCCTAAATATTTAGCTCTTCCCATTACTACTAATTCTTTTACTGAATATGGAAATGAGAGATTATGTGCTTGAGGAACATATCCAATATTTTTTAAATCTTTAGAAGACAGTACTTTTTTTTCATCAATATACACTTCTCCATCACTCCATTTTAAAACTCCATTAAGACACTTTAAAAGAGTTGTTTTTCCTATACCGTTTTGACCTAAAATAGTAAAAATTTCTCCATCATTTACTTTTAAATTAATATTTTTTAAAATTAAATTCTCTTTTGAATAGCCAAAACAACCATTTTTTATCTCTAAATTCAATTTAATCACCAACTTTTATATCTTTTAAATATTATAATGAAAAATGGTGCACCTACCAATGAAGTTAATATTCCTATAGGTATTTCTGATGCTGTAGCTGTTCTAGCTATTCCATCAATTATCAACATAAATATAGCCCCAGTTATACAAGAACTTGGAATAAGTTTTGTGTTGTCTACTCCTATAAACATTCTACAAATATGAGGAATTAAAAGTCCAATCCACCCTATTATTCCAGTTACAGTTACACATGTTGCAGTTATTAAAGTTACTAAAATTATTATTAAAGTTCTAGTATTAGAAGGATTTAATCCTAAAGAACGAACTTCTTCATCTCCAAGAGATAGAATATTTATTCTCCATCTTAGAAGGTACAAGATAAATATTCCACTTAATATAGGAATTGAAGCTAACTTTATCTCTGAATATGAAATGTTTGAAAAACTTCCCATAAGCCAATAAGTAATAGCTGGAAGCTTATCATAAGGATCAGCTGTATATTTAATTAAAGATATCAAAGATCCAAAAAGAGAGGTCATAACCATACCAGAAAGTACTAAGGAAAGGGTTGAACTTTCTCCTCTAACTTTTGATAAAATATATGTTAAGCCTACACTTAATATTCCAAAAGTCATAGCTAACATAATAACATAATTATTCATTCCAAAAAGCAATATTCCTAAAGCTGCCCCAAAGGCTGCACCAGAACTTACACTTATTACATCAGGACTAACTAAAGGATTTTGAAATACTCCTTGTAGAGCTGTTCCAGCTACCGCTAATCCAGCTCCAATTAAGAGATTCATTATAATTCTAGGAATTCTTAATTGAAAAATTACAGAACTTTCTATAGAATTATTTTCAATTCCTATTATTTTTTCTAAAATAATAGAAAAAAATGTTGTTGGAGAAATATAAAATCTTCCTAAAAATATTCCACCCATTATACAAAAAATTAAAAGTGTAATAAGAAAAAACATTTTTATTTTATATCTGTCTTTGTTCATCTATTTTCTCCTAAATATCAAGAGTTGGATTTAAATTAGTATTTAAAATAGTTTTTAACTGTTCATCAGTTAATTTATAATTGAAGAATTTTTCATAGAAATCTTTTATATCTTTTTTGATATCATATTCTTTAAATATTTCAGGAGCTGTTGTTTTAGCTATCCATTTTATCATTAAAGGAGTTTCAGCACATGGAGCATCCCATCTATAGATTCCTATTGGAGCTTTATATACTTTTTTATTTTTTACAGCTTCAATATTTGACCAATCTTGACCACTAATTTTATTGTTATAGATATCATTGGGCTGAATTTTATCAAAGTTACTTAAAATTATAATATCAGGATTCCATGTCATAACTTGTTCCATTGTTACTTTTGACCAGCTTCCAACCTTGATTTCTTTAGCTGCATTTTCTCCACCAGCCATATCAATCATAATATTATTTACTGAGCTACCTGTAGCTACTGTTAATTGTGAATCTCTTATATAAAGAACTTTTTTTCTTTCAATATTTTTTAATTCAGGTTCTTTAGACATTAAATACTCATTTGTAGATTTGTGATATTTAATAAGTTCATTTGCTTTTTCCTCCTTATCAAAAATTTCTCCTAATAATTTAATGCCATTTTGTACATTTTCTAAAGTACCATATTTGATGGCAACTGCTGGAATATTGATTTTGTTTAATTTTTCTTGTGCCTCTTCTTGATAATCCCAAACTATTACAAGATCTGGTTTTAATATTGCCAATTCTTCGTAGTTCATATTAAAATTATTATCTACAAAAGTAGAGTTAGCTTTTTTCATATTTGGTGCTATATCTTTTAAAATACTAATTTCATAAGCTTTTTTAGCAGATGGGTGCATTCCAATGATTTTAGTATCACTTCCATCTACAGCAAATGATAAAGATGCCCATGGAATTGGAACAACAGCAACTTTTTCAACTTTATCAGCCATTTCAATTTTTTTCCCAGTTAAATCTGTAACTACCTTTCCTTCTGTAACAATATTTCCTAATAAAAATAGTGAACATATAGTAGCACATTTTAAAAATTTTCTCATTTTTCCACTCCTTTTAAATTTATTTTATAAAAAACTTTTAAAGTATTTATAACCCTCTTCTCCACAATAATAATATTCTTGCTCCATATTCAATCTTGTACTATATCCTGAATGAGTCAAAGGAATAAAAATTTTTTCTTTTGGAATCATCTCTTTATATAGTAGATCTCCTATCAATATATCTGGATTATACTCTTCAATTAATTTTAAAAGTTTTTCTTCTTCATCAATTAATTCTATTTTATCTAAACCCTTATATATTTTTCTTAATTTTCCATTTTTTCTTAAAAAAGATACAGGTTTTATATTTGGAATATTAAAATCTTTTTCTAAAGATTCAGCTATATTTCTTGCCATAAAAGGAGAAGAGATAATTAAAACTTTTCTTTGATCTTCTTGCAAAACTTCAGAACATGTTTCTTTTTCTACTTTGAAATTAAAAAATTTACTTAATTGAATTTTTGTTTGTTCCATTCCATGTTTTCCCACTAAATTTATAATTAAATATGGTATATTAAACTCTTTTTTCATAAATTCAGCTAAAGGAATTCCCTCATGACTCAATACAATATTTAAATTAGCATTAATACTATTTTTTATTTTTTCTAGAGATAGTTCATGTGAAAATATAGCTTCAATATTTAATTTTAATTTTGTTATTTCATTAAATAAAGGAGATAAATTTTTTTCTATTTTTCCAAAGGTAAGAGGAGTGTAACCTATAATATTTATAGATCTTTCTCTTTTTTTTATATTTTCTTTTGCTAGAAATTTTTTTCCTAAAGTTAGAAAAGTTGTTGAAATCCCAGAATAGTAATTTTCAAAACTATTACTGTTTAAAACTATAGTTGGTATTTTATATTTTTTTTCTAAAATATTCCCTATATTTTCAATATCCATTCCCGTAAAACTAGGAATAACAGTCCTTATTAGAGATATTATTTCTATTTTTTCAGTTTTTATTACTTCTTCTATCTTTTTTATTAATTCTCCCTCTTCTCCCAAAAAAACTTCCATTTCTCCCATTTTTGTACAATAAACTAAACTATTATCTATCTTTCTTATCTCATCATAAATAACAGGAGTTCTACACCCACCAGGAGAAATAATTATTTTTAAAATTTTAGACGAGTAGAGAGCAGAACATACTCCAGAATAATCAGAAACTATTGGTGGGATAAAATGTTGAACTTTCCCCTTAGAAGTTTCAGATTTTATGTTAAAGTTATTAATTTTCTTATTTTGACTTTTTAAATCCTCTTGTAACTCTACTATTAATTTTTTTAATCTTTCTCTAGGAAAAATTTTTCTTTTAGATATTGGACCTCTTTCTAAAACTTTCACGATTATTCCATATTTATTTACTATTTTCTTAGTTAATAATTGAAAGTTACTTCCCATGAGAAGATCTGTACAAGTTTCATATATAATAATTGAATCTATATCTTTGTATCTCTCTTTTATTATTTCTTCTATTAAAATTTCTAGTTTTTTTATATGTTCTCCTGAAATCATATCTATCTCATCAACAGGAAAAGTATAAAGTAAATTTCTTTTATTATATTTTATAGCCTCATTATATAGAACATTTAAACAACCAGTTGCCCCAACAGAAACAACTATATTTCTTGGAATATTTACTAAATCTTTTAACATTTTATTTATCTCTTTTCCTAGCAAACATCTTGTTAATTCCATCTTATTCACCTTTTTCTTCTAATAATAGGATTTGCTTTGCTAAATATTCTAATTTTTCTTCAGAAAGTGGAGTAGGAATTTTATTGTTTTTTTCTTCTAAAATTCTATCAGCAAGTTTATCAAAATTTATATAAGCTTTTGAATTAGGATAACTTTCACCTAAAGTTTTTCCAGAAAGTTCAGCTTTCATAATATCTCTGTTGTATGGAATCTCTCCAATTATTTCACTTTCAGTCATTTGAGCAAAGAGTTTTAGAATTTCTATTTTTGAATTTTTACTTCTTTGATTGTAAATTATTCCACCAAATTTTATATTTTTATTTGAAGAAAAGTTTTTTATACTTTTCATGATGTTATTAGCTGCATAGATAGACATAAATTCAGAAGAGGTTACTATATAAATAGTATTAGCATAGCTTTCTCTCATAGGAACAGCAAAACCTCCACATACAACATCTCCTAGAACATCGTAAATAACTATATCTCTATGCTCTTCAAAAACTTCTAAATCCTCTAGTTCCTCCATCATTGTGACTATTCCTCTCCCTGCACATCCTTTTCCAGCATCAGGTCCTCCTGCTTCTATACATTCAATTCCATTAAACCCTTTAAAAATAATATCTTCTTTTTCTAATTCACTCTTTAATTTTAATTGGTCAATAACTGTTGGTATCTTTTTACCGATGAGATTTCTAGTCGAATCTCCTTTAGGATCACAACCAATATGTAATACTTTTTTTCCTTTTATAGAAAAAACTGCTGATAAATTTGAAGATATTGTTGACTTTCCTATTCCACCTTTTCCATATATTGCTATCTTTAACATATTTTTCTCCTTATAATAAAAAAACTCTTTGATAATGACTTATCAAAGAGTTAGTTATATAACATTATAAACCTCTATGGTAAGTCTTCTGACTTGGTTTCATTCTACTCTCACGCCTTCCCAGTTTCCCAGTGACATAAATGTGATTTCGTCCACCTTACAGCAGCTTTCGCTGTGTGGGATTTTCACCCATCTTCCTTTATTAAGCTCTAAAGCACCTTTTATATTTATATAATATATTTTAAAAAAAATAAAGTCAATATTTTTTATCAAAAATTCCTTAATTGAAAATTTTTTAGGATATAGATATTAGTTTTCTTTTAGCCATATTTTGATATGATAATTATAAAGTAACATATATATTATCAATAAATTTAAAAGATAATAAAGTTAAATTTACTCCTAAATAAAAAAATATTTTTTATCTTATTTATGTTTGAGATTATCAACTTTTTCTAGTAAATAAAAATCAAATATAAATAGCTATATTTTATATTTTTTAGAGTAATAATATTTTAAGTTTATCTTAGATAAATTAATAAAAAATTTTATAAAATAATATATTTTTATTATTAATTCAAGAGTATAACTTTAGGTTATTGAATAAATAATAAAACGGTATTTTACAAAAATAATAAAATAAAGTATCCTATTATTGAAATATAGTACCAATATATGAAAAAAATGTTTGAAAGGAGCAGGGAAGTATGAAAAAAAATAATAGAGTTAGAAAAAATACCTTCTGTAATAAAAAGTGGAGATAGAATCATAGTTGGTGGATTTGCAGGAAGTGGAAATCCTATGAAAATAATACATGCTATTGCAGATTCAGAAATAACAAATTTGACATTAATAGGAAATGATACAGGGGATTGCTATATTTTAAAAGATCATGTTGGTATTTTAGTTGATAAAAAGAAAATATCAAAGGCTATTGTTTCACATATAGGACGTAATCCTGAAACTTGTAGACAATTCCAAAATAATGAAATAGAAATTGAATTTGTACCTCAAGGAACTTTAGTTGAAAGAATAAGGTGTGCTGGATTTGGATTAGGAGCAGCTATAACTAAAACTGGATTAGGAACAGAAGTGGCAAAAGGTAAACAAACTATAACTATAGATGGAGAAGAATATTTAGTTGAACTTCCTCTTTTCGC
The window above is part of the Fusobacterium varium genome. Proteins encoded here:
- a CDS encoding ABC transporter ATP-binding protein, with translation MNLEIKNGCFGYSKENLILKNINLKVNDGEIFTILGQNGIGKTTLLKCLNGVLKWSDGEVYIDEKKVLSSKDLKNIGYVPQAHNLSFPYSVKELVVMGRAKYLGAFSIPSEEDYKLVEKVLNEIGILHLIDKKCSELSGGQLQMAFVARALVSEPRILILDEPESHLDFKNQTIILKLIVKLVKEKGITCIFNTHYPEYALRISDRSMIMGKEDYIIGKTIDIINEENLKKYFDINTKIFNTIINNEVLKSVIITDNFKIF
- a CDS encoding iron ABC transporter permease, with translation MNKDRYKIKMFFLITLLIFCIMGGIFLGRFYISPTTFFSIILEKIIGIENNSIESSVIFQLRIPRIIMNLLIGAGLAVAGTALQGVFQNPLVSPDVISVSSGAAFGAALGILLFGMNNYVIMLAMTFGILSVGLTYILSKVRGESSTLSLVLSGMVMTSLFGSLISLIKYTADPYDKLPAITYWLMGSFSNISYSEIKLASIPILSGIFILYLLRWRINILSLGDEEVRSLGLNPSNTRTLIIILVTLITATCVTVTGIIGWIGLLIPHICRMFIGVDNTKLIPSSCITGAIFMLIIDGIARTATASEIPIGILTSLVGAPFFIIIFKRYKSW
- a CDS encoding oxidoreductase is translated as MELTRCLLGKEINKMLKDLVNIPRNIVVSVGATGCLNVLYNEAIKYNKRNLLYTFPVDEIDMISGEHIKKLEILIEEIIKERYKDIDSIIIYETCTDLLMGSNFQLLTKKIVNKYGIIVKVLERGPISKRKIFPRERLKKLIVELQEDLKSQNKKINNFNIKSETSKGKVQHFIPPIVSDYSGVCSALYSSKILKIIISPGGCRTPVIYDEIRKIDNSLVYCTKMGEMEVFLGEEGELIKKIEEVIKTEKIEIISLIRTVIPSFTGMDIENIGNILEKKYKIPTIVLNSNSFENYYSGISTTFLTLGKKFLAKENIKKRERSINIIGYTPLTFGKIEKNLSPLFNEITKLKLNIEAIFSHELSLEKIKNSINANLNIVLSHEGIPLAEFMKKEFNIPYLIINLVGKHGMEQTKIQLSKFFNFKVEKETCSEVLQEDQRKVLIISSPFMARNIAESLEKDFNIPNIKPVSFLRKNGKLRKIYKGLDKIELIDEEEKLLKLIEEYNPDILIGDLLYKEMIPKEKIFIPLTHSGYSTRLNMEQEYYYCGEEGYKYFKSFL
- a CDS encoding ABC transporter substrate-binding protein, which translates into the protein MRKFLKCATICSLFLLGNIVTEGKVVTDLTGKKIEMADKVEKVAVVPIPWASLSFAVDGSDTKIIGMHPSAKKAYEISILKDIAPNMKKANSTFVDNNFNMNYEELAILKPDLVIVWDYQEEAQEKLNKINIPAVAIKYGTLENVQNGIKLLGEIFDKEEKANELIKYHKSTNEYLMSKEPELKNIERKKVLYIRDSQLTVATGSSVNNIMIDMAGGENAAKEIKVGSWSKVTMEQVMTWNPDIIILSNFDKIQPNDIYNNKISGQDWSNIEAVKNKKVYKAPIGIYRWDAPCAETPLMIKWIAKTTAPEIFKEYDIKKDIKDFYEKFFNYKLTDEQLKTILNTNLNPTLDI
- a CDS encoding CoA transferase subunit A; this encodes MIELEKIPSVIKSGDRIIVGGFAGSGNPMKIIHAIADSEITNLTLIGNDTGDCYILKDHVGILVDKKKISKAIVSHIGRNPETCRQFQNNEIEIEFVPQGTLVERIRCAGFGLGAAITKTGLGTEVAKGKQTITIDGEEYLVELPLFADVAVVKVKKADKLGNILMYGTNKSHSVMMLTAAKTTIVEAEEIVEIGDLEPNEITLPGIFIDYIVKGDEKHAR
- a CDS encoding nucleotidyl transferase AbiEii/AbiGii toxin family protein, with the translated sequence MVLHKDLENFKALIFLTAKDMGILEFYIEKDYWVTYILKKLSSSSFKNDVVFKGGTSLSKGYNAINRFSEDIDLQLTNSSLGDNQKKKLLKNIEETITEGMIYLPKHPRESKRGNIRKTIYQYPIQIYEEDKGQVSDVIVLEINSLSTPEPTEILEIESYIAKYLRKIGKEEFIPQFELESFKINVLSVKRTFIEKLFAVLDYTFEENAEVELGNKIRHLYDLHKLYQLNEIKAFLKTEASYKMASKVVVQNDFFGKRKDTIYKNSFLYDDFERINKIKSVYNTRFKSMVFEEFPNFEDLKDTLKILLNFIDKWEKEYRKNTNENKI
- a CDS encoding AAA family ATPase; this encodes MLKIAIYGKGGIGKSTISSNLSAVFSIKGKKVLHIGCDPKGDSTRNLIGKKIPTVIDQLKLKSELEKEDIIFKGFNGIECIEAGGPDAGKGCAGRGIVTMMEELEDLEVFEEHRDIVIYDVLGDVVCGGFAVPMRESYANTIYIVTSSEFMSIYAANNIMKSIKNFSSNKNIKFGGIIYNQRSKNSKIEILKLFAQMTESEIIGEIPYNRDIMKAELSGKTLGESYPNSKAYINFDKLADRILEEKNNKIPTPLSEEKLEYLAKQILLLEEKGE